A stretch of DNA from Candidatus Cloacimonadota bacterium:
GAGATGGTTATGCAACCCTCCGACCAGTTCCATCTGCAGGCGCCAGGCATCCTTTTGAAACATACCTTGCTGTAAATAGAGTAAGTGAACTTGATAAAGGCGTTTATCGCTATCTTCCTTTAACTCACCAATTGTTATTCCTTTTTGATAAAGATAATATGCCAAAGGAACTCAATAAAGCAGTATTCAGCCAGAACTTTGTTGGCGAAAGTGCAGTAGTATTTATATGGAGTTGCATTCCATACAGAGGAGAATGGAGATATAGTATCCTTGCTCATAAAGCAATGCTCCTTGATGCTGGACATATCTGTCAAAACCTCTATCTTGCCTGTGAAGCGATTAGATGTGGAACTTGTGCTATTGCTGCTTATGATCAAGATGCAATAGATAATTTCTTAAAATTGGATGGAAATGATGAATATGTTGTTTATCTTGCACCTGTAGGAAGGAAAATATAACTTTAATAAATTAACAAAAAACTATTAAAAAAGGAATCATAATATGATTTATCCAAATTACAAAAATGGAAGTATAGTAAATTTGATGAGTAGTATAACTTCTGCTTGTGGTGACAAACCAATGTATGAACCACTTGATTCAATAGATTCAACCGAGCTATCAAAATCAAAAAATATTCTTTTAGTTGTTATTGACGGTTTGGGCTATGAATATTTAATGGCTAATGGTGAAGGGTCAATTTTTTCTGAATACTTACATGATAAGTTAACCGCTGTATATCCTTCAACAACTGCAGCGAGCATTACTTCATTTCTAACTGGTGTTGCTCCACAGCAGCACGCTATTACCGGCTGGTTTGTATACTTAAAAGAATTAGGCACAATTTCAGCAATATTACCATTCATACCAAGATACGGAGGAAATCCATTTAACTCTAATGA
This window harbors:
- a CDS encoding SagB/ThcOx family dehydrogenase — translated: MKEKIEIYRNFMKSNHKQFKGTTDQQRNLPPPPLQKPYDKNGRIINLPEVDKNILKKNDLYKCLKERRSIRQYSDKPLSLEELSFLLWATQGVEKIIRDGYATLRPVPSAGARHPFETYLAVNRVSELDKGVYRYLPLTHQLLFLFDKDNMPKELNKAVFSQNFVGESAVVFIWSCIPYRGEWRYSILAHKAMLLDAGHICQNLYLACEAIRCGTCAIAAYDQDAIDNFLKLDGNDEYVVYLAPVGRKI